In the Epinephelus lanceolatus isolate andai-2023 chromosome 6, ASM4190304v1, whole genome shotgun sequence genome, one interval contains:
- the LOC117253490 gene encoding LOW QUALITY PROTEIN: interferon-induced protein 44-like (The sequence of the model RefSeq protein was modified relative to this genomic sequence to represent the inferred CDS: inserted 1 base in 1 codon), which yields MEAMLTRSRQTTICSQLGRVKLRLLYKASIHGFTGAAFHQQCDQRGPTVSVGYNASGYVFGGYTQHPFTQSGQYVHDDQAFLFTFRGERLLKYPVTSPTYAVNMXSGPYFGDALALVNGSKAVVYSNPGNYYNFNAAEMHGNDLNLTECEVYEVEETTELERPWRTINWESQNKKELMESIKMYKPTVSSVSQARVLLIGPVGAGKSSFFNSVNSVFRGHVTSQAIAGSSTTSLTTQFRTFSVKAGRDGKSLPIILCDTMGLEESRAAGLEIDDISSILKGHLPDRYQFNPSAPLNSEAHGYRKSPRLKDKIHCVVYVVDACKVSIMPTKLEEKLDAVRRKVNLMGIPQLVLLTKVDEACPLVKEDVKNIYKSGYIKEIMQEVSAQLGVPVSCVVPVKNYCEELELDLSCDVLLLSAVMQMLRFADNYFDDISDQLSNTEVKE from the exons ATGGAGGCCATGCTAACCAGGAGCCGCCAGACCACAATCTGCTCCCAGCTGGGGAGAGTGAAACTACGGCTGCTGTACAAGGCCAGCATCCATGGTTTCACCGGCGCAGCCTTCCACCAACAATGTGACCAGCGTGGTCCCACAGTGTCTGTGGGCTATAACGCCTCCGGTTATGTCTTTGGAGGCTACACCCAACATCCCTTCACTCAGTCTGGACAGTACGTGCATGATGACCAGGCCTTTCTTTTCACCTTCAGAGGAGAAAGGCTCCTCAAATATCCAGTCACCAGTCCCACTTATGCAGTAAATA ACTCTGGTCCATATTTTGGAGATGCATTGGCTCTTGTTAATGGAAGCAAAGCAGTTGTCTATAGCAATCCAGGAAATTACTACAACTTCAATGCTGCAGAAATGCATGGCAACGACCTGAACCTGACTGAGTGTGAAGTCTATGAAGTCGAGG AAACCACAGAACTTGAGAGGCCATGGAGGACTATAAACTGGGAATCTCA GAACAAGAAGGAGCTGATGGAGAGTATTAAAATGTACAAACCCACAGTCAGCTCTGTGTCCCAGGCTCGGGTTCTGCTCATTGGACCAGTTGGAGCTGGAAAGTCCAGTTTCTTCAATTCTGTCAACTCTGTATTCAGAGGCCACGTCACCAGTCAGGCCATCGCTGGCTCCTCTACCACCAGCCTCACAACACAG TTTCGCACCTTCTCAGTGAAAGCTGGGCGAGATGGGAAATCTCTGCCAATCATCTTGTGTGATACCATGGGACTGGAGGAAAGCAGAGCGGCGGGGCTTGAGATCGATGACATCAGCAGCATCCTTAAAGGTCATCTGCCAGACCGTTACCAG TTCAAcccctctgctcctctgaaTTCGGAGGCCCACGGCTATCGTAAGTCTCCAAGGCTCAAGGACAAGATCCACTGTGTGGTCTATGTCGTTGATGCCTGCAAGGTCTCAATCATGCCCACAAAATTGGAGGAGAAGCTGGATGCTGTCCGCAGAAAGGTCAACTTAATGG gAATTCCTCAGCTGGTCCTGCTCACTAAAGTAGATGAAGCCTGCCCTTTGGTGAAAGAGGACGTGAAAAACATTTACAAGAGTGGCTACATCAAGGAAATA ATGCAGGAGGTCAGCGCTCAGCTCGGTGTGCCAGTGTCCTGTGTTGTGCCAGTGAAGAACTACTGCGAGGAGCTGGAGTTGGACCTGAGCTGCGACGTCCTGCTGCTCAGTGCTGTCATGCAGATGCTTCGCTTCGCAGACAATTACTTTGATGATATCAGTGACCAACTCAGCAACACCGAAGTCAAGGAATAG
- the LOC117253825 gene encoding interferon-induced protein 44 isoform X2 produces the protein MQKPFGSLVRASTFSFSTASKAPTTSSQPTVGTAAEDALSASIFASSTERQENKPLFTLPRAQGTLESPWRDVEWTEEQRTSLMKTVSSYRQSCDEGTQARVLLLGPVGSGKSSFVSSVQSVFNGRVTNRAMVGSSSTSFTKKSFNIHGQKGEDPTGLVLCDIVGLGGEEMAGLTLHDILSVIKGHVPEGHKFSPDQPVRSETVGYVKRPSLKDKIHCVAFVVDASKILTYSKRFSITFQHLREHISDLGVHQVALLTHIDKICRETAKDVTQVYKSHIIRDTMSKAGDLLGMSTSYIVPVKNYSSELDLDQDTDVLLLSAVDHILQYADLYFQDNTPQDAGPKII, from the exons ATGCAGAAACCATTTGGAAGTCTGGTCAG GGCGTCCACCTTTTCATTTAGCACAGCCTCCAAAGCTCCAACTACTTCATCCCAACCCACTGTTGGAACGGCAGCAGAAGATGCTCTCAGCGCCTCCATATTCGCCAGCTCAACAGAGAGACAGGAGAACAAACCTTTGTTTACATTGCCAA GAGCTCAAGGAACATTGGAATCTCCATGGAGAGACGTGGAGTGGACAGAAGA GCAGAGGACAAGCCTGATGAAGACTGTCAGCTCCTACAGGCAGAGCTGTGACGAGGGGACTCAGGCTCGGGTTCTCCTCCTGGGCCCGGTCGGCTCTGGAAAGTCCAGCTTTGTCAGTTCAGTCCAGTCAGTGTTTAATGGAAGAGTCACCAACCGGGCCATGGTGGGCTCCTCTTCGACCAGCTTCACCAAGAAG TCCTTCAACATCCATGGTCAGAAGGGAGAGGATCCTACTGGACTGGTGCTGTGCGATATTGTTGGACTGGGGGGTGAAGAGATGGCCGGACTGACCCTCCATGACATCCTGTCTGTCATTAAAGGTCATGTACCTGAGGGACACAAG TTTAGCCCAGATCAGCCAGTGAGGTCTGAGACTGTGGGCTATGTGAAGAGGCCAAGCCTCAAAGACAAGATCCATTGTGTGGCCTTTGTGGTGGACGCCTCTAAAATCCTGACCTACTCCAAACGCTTCAGCATCACCTTCCAGCATCTCCGAGAGCACATCAGTGACCTGG GTGTCCACCAGGTGGCTCTGCTGACCCACATAGACAAAATATGTCGAGAAACAGCCAAAGATGTCACTCAGGTTTACAAGAGCCACATCATTCGCGACACG atgaGTAAAGCAGGAGATCTGTTGGGTATGTCCACCTCCTACATCGTCCCAGTGAAGAACTACTCGTCAGAGCTGGACCTGGACCAGGACACTGACGTGCTTCTGCTTAGTGCTGTCGACCACATCCTGCAGTATGCTGACCTGTATTTCCAGGACAATACACCACAAGATGCAGGGCCAAAGATAATCTAA
- the LOC117253825 gene encoding interferon-induced protein 44 isoform X1, translated as MQKPFGSLVRASTFSFSTASKAPTTSSQPTVGTAAEDALSASIFASSTERQENKPLFTLPRAQGTLESPWRDVEWTEEQRTSLMKTVSSYRQSCDEGTQARVLLLGPVGSGKSSFVSSVQSVFNGRVTNRAMVGSSSTSFTKKLQSFNIHGQKGEDPTGLVLCDIVGLGGEEMAGLTLHDILSVIKGHVPEGHKFSPDQPVRSETVGYVKRPSLKDKIHCVAFVVDASKILTYSKRFSITFQHLREHISDLGVHQVALLTHIDKICRETAKDVTQVYKSHIIRDTMSKAGDLLGMSTSYIVPVKNYSSELDLDQDTDVLLLSAVDHILQYADLYFQDNTPQDAGPKII; from the exons ATGCAGAAACCATTTGGAAGTCTGGTCAG GGCGTCCACCTTTTCATTTAGCACAGCCTCCAAAGCTCCAACTACTTCATCCCAACCCACTGTTGGAACGGCAGCAGAAGATGCTCTCAGCGCCTCCATATTCGCCAGCTCAACAGAGAGACAGGAGAACAAACCTTTGTTTACATTGCCAA GAGCTCAAGGAACATTGGAATCTCCATGGAGAGACGTGGAGTGGACAGAAGA GCAGAGGACAAGCCTGATGAAGACTGTCAGCTCCTACAGGCAGAGCTGTGACGAGGGGACTCAGGCTCGGGTTCTCCTCCTGGGCCCGGTCGGCTCTGGAAAGTCCAGCTTTGTCAGTTCAGTCCAGTCAGTGTTTAATGGAAGAGTCACCAACCGGGCCATGGTGGGCTCCTCTTCGACCAGCTTCACCAAGAAG ctgcAGTCCTTCAACATCCATGGTCAGAAGGGAGAGGATCCTACTGGACTGGTGCTGTGCGATATTGTTGGACTGGGGGGTGAAGAGATGGCCGGACTGACCCTCCATGACATCCTGTCTGTCATTAAAGGTCATGTACCTGAGGGACACAAG TTTAGCCCAGATCAGCCAGTGAGGTCTGAGACTGTGGGCTATGTGAAGAGGCCAAGCCTCAAAGACAAGATCCATTGTGTGGCCTTTGTGGTGGACGCCTCTAAAATCCTGACCTACTCCAAACGCTTCAGCATCACCTTCCAGCATCTCCGAGAGCACATCAGTGACCTGG GTGTCCACCAGGTGGCTCTGCTGACCCACATAGACAAAATATGTCGAGAAACAGCCAAAGATGTCACTCAGGTTTACAAGAGCCACATCATTCGCGACACG atgaGTAAAGCAGGAGATCTGTTGGGTATGTCCACCTCCTACATCGTCCCAGTGAAGAACTACTCGTCAGAGCTGGACCTGGACCAGGACACTGACGTGCTTCTGCTTAGTGCTGTCGACCACATCCTGCAGTATGCTGACCTGTATTTCCAGGACAATACACCACAAGATGCAGGGCCAAAGATAATCTAA